The Flavobacterium sp. HJ-32-4 genome contains a region encoding:
- a CDS encoding TonB-dependent receptor family protein gives MKSLLLALVLCLTGRMSAHPPTQIEIHSTIDGGACSADTTERNILIEKKTPNGLVKVGVYNGTGCLLNLDLELEAGEYVLTFSGLSFETQAVDFTVTDANRANLVIGTVLLLSKTTELNQVTIYGNKRQYVKVESDKTTISVRENGLLSSGTSLDAVKKLPGVVKAPGGNLSLNGKGVRIYIDGAPSSLTGTDLENYLNSLPANAIEKVELIYNPGAAYDANASGSIINIVTSTKRMKGINASFNINYNFNKYQKPSPQILLNGKEKNLSWQTMIGYNYIEGENFNRTVQDFTYFTPAKQLDQRNLALFHWRNWYWRSGTNYKINDRSNLLFNYNVHVSNDEVGNDALTTGPDIDYRNNSATKFKTASHEAVLQYKVKLDTIGRTLDVTAYGNYFGRGTKLRGISDENADMSYNNSNIDFDMYNYYLKYDFAIPFEKWNFSINTGGKYNVLKVSDLGKYNFDSDTDAIFGSGVYANTIDFDYTENNLAFYAEARKKWGKLNLTAGLRFEDFDVTREASTAADRIKFVNNNLFPTFNAMYELTDKMNVSGSYTRKIAQPGYFTIDPNINNVYNKYNTSEGNLALRPVFFDNFEFRFSAFDYIQAGVNYSVSTDNNQFMLEAADGELVSNRTFVSFDKMKVIGAYLNFPIPLDYIFKGKQEFQNRMGQLDKMNYIMANIGWNKTITEGYPLGYPNRGTFNFGFQSQILLPWGITNNMSYFILPKGVWEIYRIDKPIQSLDISFNKDFMDKKLRVGLHAFDIFNVNEVNAYVTGRNLDTRFYEKQDSRVFRVSLTYNFGNLKLEKENTDINVEKANGGGGGL, from the coding sequence ATGAAATCACTTCTACTGGCACTTGTCCTGTGCCTAACCGGACGTATGTCCGCGCACCCACCCACGCAAATTGAAATCCATTCCACCATTGACGGCGGCGCGTGTTCGGCTGACACCACCGAACGGAACATTCTTATTGAGAAGAAGACGCCTAACGGCCTCGTGAAAGTCGGTGTGTATAACGGCACCGGCTGCCTCCTGAATCTCGATCTTGAACTGGAAGCCGGCGAGTATGTGTTGACGTTCAGCGGTCTTTCCTTTGAGACACAAGCTGTGGACTTCACCGTAACCGATGCCAACCGTGCCAATCTGGTCATTGGAACCGTGTTGCTTCTTTCGAAGACCACCGAACTCAACCAGGTGACCATTTACGGTAACAAACGGCAGTATGTGAAGGTTGAATCGGATAAGACCACCATCAGCGTCCGCGAGAACGGCTTGTTGAGTTCGGGCACCAGCCTTGATGCCGTCAAGAAACTTCCGGGTGTAGTGAAAGCACCGGGTGGCAACCTTTCGTTGAACGGCAAAGGGGTACGTATTTACATTGACGGGGCGCCGAGTTCACTCACCGGCACCGATTTAGAGAATTACCTGAATTCGCTTCCGGCGAACGCCATCGAGAAAGTCGAACTTATCTACAACCCAGGCGCGGCCTATGATGCCAATGCGAGCGGCTCGATCATCAATATCGTGACCAGTACCAAGCGGATGAAAGGCATCAATGCCAGTTTCAACATCAATTACAATTTCAACAAATACCAAAAGCCGAGTCCGCAGATCCTTCTCAACGGAAAAGAGAAAAACCTGAGCTGGCAGACGATGATCGGATATAACTATATTGAAGGCGAGAACTTCAACCGCACCGTCCAGGATTTCACCTACTTCACGCCGGCGAAGCAACTTGACCAACGCAATCTGGCTCTTTTCCATTGGCGGAACTGGTATTGGAGAAGTGGCACCAACTATAAAATCAACGACCGTTCGAACCTGTTGTTCAATTACAATGTGCACGTATCGAACGATGAGGTAGGCAACGACGCCCTGACCACCGGACCCGACATCGACTATCGCAACAACTCGGCTACGAAGTTCAAGACAGCCTCACACGAAGCGGTGCTGCAATATAAAGTCAAGCTGGATACCATCGGGCGCACGCTGGATGTTACGGCGTACGGTAATTACTTCGGTCGCGGCACCAAACTGCGGGGTATTTCCGATGAGAATGCGGATATGTCGTATAACAACAGCAACATCGACTTCGACATGTATAATTACTACCTGAAGTATGATTTCGCGATTCCGTTTGAAAAGTGGAATTTCTCGATCAATACCGGAGGTAAATACAACGTGTTGAAGGTAAGCGATTTGGGCAAGTACAATTTCGACAGCGACACCGATGCCATCTTTGGTTCGGGTGTGTATGCCAATACGATTGATTTCGATTATACCGAAAACAACCTTGCGTTCTATGCCGAGGCCCGCAAGAAATGGGGGAAACTGAACCTGACGGCCGGATTGCGGTTCGAAGATTTTGATGTGACGCGTGAAGCCAGCACGGCGGCCGACCGCATCAAGTTTGTCAACAACAACCTGTTCCCGACGTTCAACGCGATGTATGAACTGACCGACAAAATGAACGTGTCTGGATCGTACACCCGTAAGATCGCGCAGCCGGGTTACTTTACGATTGACCCGAACATCAATAACGTGTATAACAAATACAACACGTCGGAGGGGAATTTGGCGCTTCGCCCCGTATTCTTCGACAATTTTGAATTTCGTTTTTCGGCATTCGACTATATCCAGGCCGGTGTGAACTATTCGGTTTCAACCGACAACAACCAGTTCATGCTGGAGGCCGCGGATGGCGAGTTGGTCAGCAACCGCACGTTCGTTTCGTTTGATAAGATGAAGGTGATAGGTGCTTACCTGAACTTCCCGATTCCGCTTGATTATATTTTCAAAGGGAAGCAGGAGTTCCAGAACCGGATGGGGCAATTGGACAAGATGAATTACATCATGGCCAATATCGGTTGGAACAAGACCATTACGGAAGGGTATCCGTTGGGGTATCCGAACAGAGGCACGTTCAACTTCGGCTTCCAATCGCAGATACTGTTGCCATGGGGAATTACGAACAACATGTCTTATTTCATCCTACCGAAAGGGGTGTGGGAGATTTACCGTATCGACAAGCCGATCCAGAGTCTCGATATTTCGTTCAATAAGGATTTTATGGATAAGAAACTCCGCGTCGGCCTCCATGCCTTCGACATTTTCAACGTAAATGAAGTGAATGCGTATGTCACCGGGCGGAACCTTGACACCCGCTTCTACGAGAAGCAGGACAGCCGGGTATTCCGGGTATCGCTTACCTACAATTTTGGTAACCTGAAACTGGAAAAAGAGAACACCGACATCAACGTGGAGAAAGCCAACGGTGGCGGTGGCGGATTATAA
- a CDS encoding T9SS type A sorting domain-containing protein: MKRLLLLLFIASSSFAQPPITMLNGGNSMLEWWDGYNFRNYHIINPTGLDEGPAGFDKVWNFTSIEIPELATHYYNRSATSNESADYPGVEMVTTGMNMASTVVTSTVYTSEEGRYTLANITPAISLVYSDTPEVGAFPKAYGDLTVDTTAGSYVYGAYAGTFSGTMITEYDAYGTMTNNFPTYDAVVVGRLKSVETLQVTYPGFGNVGTYVQTTYRYYREEDRWPLFKSTRTQINIALLGINQDTTVYEAAEAAFLSAPSVMGPSPISVSPNPVVNELQIHSAVSVTSIVVVDATGREVMRTTGRSSVDMTTLPTGMYVVTIQTGDHSVVRKVLKK; the protein is encoded by the coding sequence ATGAAACGATTACTACTTCTGCTATTTATCGCCTCTTCGTCTTTCGCCCAACCGCCGATTACAATGCTGAACGGCGGGAACAGTATGTTGGAATGGTGGGACGGTTACAACTTTCGGAATTACCATATAATCAACCCAACGGGACTTGACGAAGGGCCGGCCGGTTTCGATAAAGTCTGGAATTTCACGTCGATCGAAATTCCGGAACTCGCGACGCACTATTATAACCGCAGCGCCACCAGCAACGAATCCGCCGATTATCCGGGCGTGGAAATGGTCACTACCGGTATGAACATGGCGTCGACGGTGGTCACAAGCACGGTCTATACGTCGGAAGAGGGACGCTATACGCTGGCAAACATTACACCTGCCATTTCCCTAGTATATAGTGACACGCCTGAAGTCGGTGCTTTCCCTAAAGCCTATGGCGATCTGACGGTCGACACGACAGCGGGAAGTTATGTGTACGGTGCTTACGCTGGCACCTTTTCAGGTACGATGATTACCGAATACGATGCCTATGGCACAATGACCAACAATTTTCCGACGTATGACGCGGTGGTGGTCGGGCGCCTAAAATCCGTCGAAACGCTACAGGTGACCTACCCCGGCTTCGGCAACGTCGGCACCTACGTGCAAACGACCTATCGCTACTATCGGGAAGAAGACAGATGGCCGCTATTCAAGTCGACCCGAACGCAAATCAACATCGCCTTACTGGGTATCAACCAGGATACGACCGTCTATGAGGCGGCAGAAGCGGCGTTTTTGTCGGCACCGTCGGTCATGGGCCCCTCACCCATTAGCGTGAGCCCGAATCCGGTGGTGAACGAACTGCAAATACATAGTGCCGTTTCGGTTACATCCATCGTGGTGGTCGACGCTACAGGAAGGGAAGTGATGCGCACAACAGGGCGGTCATCCGTTGACATGACGACGTTGCCCACGGGTATGTATGTAGTGACCATACAGACAGGCGACCATTCTGTGGTACGGAAGGTCTTGAAAAAATAA
- a CDS encoding GH3 auxin-responsive promoter family protein, which translates to MPFPLVNSVAAWILKKRVHQMELFLKYPHEVQEELLMSLLRQADTTTVGKTYGFDSIRSYRTFADRIPIATYEDLEGMIERTRRGEQNLFWSSPIKWFAKSSGTTNAQSKFIPVSFEALENCHYKAGKDLLCLYLNNNEDSQLFTGKSLRLGGSKQVYEQNNTYFGDLSAILIENMPFWAEFSSTPSNRTSLLGDWEIKLDAIIQETLQENVTSFAGVPSWMMVLLNKVLAETGKKDITEIWPNVEVYFHGGVSFDPYRDQYRKLFPKADFQYYEIYNASEGFFAIQDRNNSPDLLLMLDYGIFYEFIPMDTYGTAHQKVVPLWEVEPDVNYAIVITTNSGLWRYQIGDTVRFTSIDPYRIRVTGRTKHHINVFGEELIIENADQAVARACEITQAEVVDYTVAPVFMEGKEKGAHEWMIEFRRHPENLSAFQEVLDTTLKSLNSDYEAKRLNNMTLNPPVVNVAPENLFYHWLKRQDKLGGQHKIPRLSNQRHYMDELKEMCRN; encoded by the coding sequence ATGCCTTTTCCGCTCGTCAATTCGGTTGCCGCCTGGATCCTGAAGAAGCGGGTCCACCAAATGGAACTCTTCCTCAAATATCCGCATGAGGTGCAGGAAGAATTGTTGATGAGCCTTCTCCGTCAGGCCGATACGACCACGGTAGGGAAGACGTATGGTTTCGACAGCATCCGCAGTTACCGCACTTTTGCCGACCGCATTCCCATCGCGACCTACGAAGACCTTGAGGGGATGATCGAACGCACGCGCCGGGGCGAGCAGAACCTGTTTTGGAGTTCGCCCATCAAATGGTTTGCGAAATCGAGTGGTACGACGAACGCCCAATCGAAGTTTATTCCGGTAAGCTTCGAGGCGTTGGAGAACTGTCATTATAAAGCAGGCAAAGACCTTCTGTGCCTTTACCTGAACAACAACGAAGATTCGCAACTGTTCACAGGCAAAAGCCTTCGATTGGGAGGAAGTAAGCAGGTGTATGAACAGAATAATACGTATTTCGGCGATCTGTCCGCCATCCTGATCGAGAACATGCCCTTTTGGGCCGAGTTTTCGAGTACACCGAGCAACCGGACGTCACTTTTGGGCGATTGGGAAATCAAGCTCGATGCGATCATACAGGAAACGCTTCAGGAGAATGTTACCAGTTTTGCCGGGGTTCCGTCGTGGATGATGGTGTTGCTCAACAAAGTGCTGGCCGAAACCGGGAAGAAAGACATCACCGAGATCTGGCCGAACGTTGAGGTGTATTTCCACGGCGGTGTGAGTTTCGATCCGTATCGCGACCAATACCGGAAGCTGTTTCCGAAGGCCGATTTCCAATACTACGAAATCTACAATGCGTCGGAAGGTTTCTTCGCCATCCAGGACCGGAACAATTCGCCGGACCTTTTGTTGATGCTCGATTATGGCATTTTCTATGAATTCATCCCGATGGATACCTACGGAACCGCCCATCAAAAAGTGGTGCCCTTGTGGGAGGTCGAGCCGGATGTGAACTACGCCATCGTCATCACGACGAATTCCGGATTGTGGCGTTACCAAATCGGCGATACCGTCCGCTTTACGTCAATTGACCCATATCGCATCCGGGTAACCGGGCGTACGAAGCATCATATCAATGTCTTCGGCGAAGAACTTATCATTGAGAATGCTGACCAGGCCGTGGCCCGTGCGTGCGAGATCACACAGGCGGAAGTAGTGGATTATACCGTAGCGCCGGTTTTTATGGAAGGGAAAGAAAAAGGGGCGCATGAATGGATGATCGAGTTCCGTCGCCATCCGGAAAACCTGTCGGCCTTCCAGGAAGTGTTGGATACGACGTTGAAATCCCTCAACTCCGATTACGAAGCGAAACGCCTCAATAACATGACCCTGAATCCGCCGGTGGTGAATGTGGCGCCCGAGAATTTGTTCTATCACTGGCTGAAGCGACAGGACAAACTGGGTGGACAACATAAGATTCCGCGTCTGTCGAACCAACGGCATTATATGGACGAACTCAAAGAAATGTGCCGAAACTAG
- a CDS encoding OmpW family protein, with protein MKSLKICVFALLVGLPFAAVAQDTKNEDSFKHWQVRLRGVAVVPDESASIGAIGGDVDISTAFIPELDFTYFFTPNWSAELILGTAKHDVKTVKSDLSPIGGGTADVDLGSVWLLPPTLTAQYHFNVDKPFRPYLGAGVNYTIFYGADEGSVVKDVSYSNALGFAFQAGFDYMINDKFFVNADVKKIFLNTDVTVDASNLAAGLSIPADVDINPWLFGFGVGMKF; from the coding sequence ATGAAATCGCTAAAAATCTGCGTCTTTGCCCTTCTGGTCGGTTTACCGTTTGCAGCTGTTGCACAGGACACCAAGAACGAAGACAGTTTCAAACATTGGCAAGTGCGCCTCCGCGGCGTGGCCGTTGTGCCGGATGAAAGCGCCTCGATTGGGGCCATTGGGGGTGATGTCGACATCTCGACGGCCTTCATACCTGAACTCGACTTCACGTATTTCTTCACGCCCAACTGGTCGGCGGAACTCATCCTGGGCACGGCCAAACACGATGTCAAAACCGTGAAATCAGACTTGTCTCCCATCGGCGGTGGCACAGCCGATGTCGACCTCGGCAGTGTATGGTTGCTGCCTCCGACCCTGACGGCACAATACCATTTCAATGTCGACAAGCCCTTCCGTCCGTATCTCGGTGCCGGTGTGAACTACACCATTTTCTATGGGGCCGATGAAGGCAGCGTAGTGAAGGATGTCAGCTACTCAAACGCACTGGGCTTCGCGTTCCAGGCAGGCTTCGACTACATGATCAACGACAAGTTCTTCGTGAACGCAGACGTCAAAAAGATCTTTCTCAATACGGACGTGACGGTTGACGCCTCTAACCTGGCCGCCGGACTGTCTATTCCAGCCGACGTCGATATCAACCCGTGGCTCTTTGGTTTCGGCGTCGGAATGAAATTTTGA
- a CDS encoding RDD family protein produces MENSKAKRIYAFIFDVIISNFIGLLFFSIFDIDENITTGRLESIDANIRYGLSLQIVVFLLYNLTFDCINKGVTFGKLVFSIKVVRIESGDETAVLTRIVRTILKMISTIFLPVSALLYLYKGVTIHERFSRTKTIRYQKN; encoded by the coding sequence ATGGAAAATAGTAAAGCTAAAAGGATTTACGCGTTCATTTTTGATGTAATCATTTCAAATTTTATTGGGTTATTGTTTTTCTCGATTTTTGACATCGATGAAAATATTACGACCGGGAGACTTGAAAGTATAGATGCGAACATACGCTACGGCCTATCCCTACAAATCGTTGTATTTCTGTTGTATAATCTAACTTTCGATTGTATCAATAAAGGTGTCACTTTTGGCAAATTAGTATTTTCCATTAAAGTGGTACGTATTGAAAGCGGGGACGAAACGGCCGTGCTTACACGTATAGTGAGAACGATCTTAAAAATGATCAGTACCATTTTTCTCCCTGTTTCGGCGCTCCTTTATTTATATAAGGGCGTTACCATCCACGAGAGATTTTCCAGGACGAAAACTATCCGTTACCAGAAGAACTGA
- a CDS encoding DUF2797 domain-containing protein, with translation MLYEGTLAKMQTEYGKPIQYYLVFENSFLNLNQQIGKPLEVVLKGYQCLNCSKQKKIFRQGFCYDCFYGSPAAGDWIMRPELSTAHLGIADRDLDYETKVQVQPHVVYLACSSELKVGVTRKTQVPTRWIDQGAEKAIVIVEVPNRYLAGITEVALKAHFSDKINWRKMLTNAVSHFDLPSERIKLHNLLPDEVQEFFFPEKIDVFEMEYPVARYPSSISSLSLDKTTSFSGILAGIKGQYLLFEDGTVFNVRAFEGYRVAITV, from the coding sequence ATGCTTTACGAAGGTACACTGGCCAAGATGCAGACCGAATACGGGAAGCCGATTCAATATTACCTGGTGTTCGAAAACAGTTTCCTGAACCTCAACCAACAGATCGGGAAACCGTTGGAAGTGGTGTTGAAAGGCTACCAATGCCTCAACTGCTCCAAACAGAAAAAGATCTTCCGACAGGGCTTTTGCTACGACTGCTTTTACGGCAGTCCGGCCGCCGGCGACTGGATCATGCGCCCCGAACTGAGCACGGCCCACCTGGGTATCGCCGACCGCGACCTCGACTATGAGACCAAAGTGCAGGTGCAGCCACACGTGGTATACCTTGCCTGCTCAAGTGAACTCAAAGTGGGCGTCACCCGCAAAACACAGGTCCCCACCCGCTGGATCGACCAGGGTGCGGAGAAAGCGATTGTGATAGTCGAAGTGCCAAATCGCTATCTGGCAGGCATCACCGAAGTCGCCCTCAAAGCGCATTTCTCGGATAAGATCAATTGGCGGAAAATGCTCACCAACGCCGTCTCCCATTTTGATCTACCCTCCGAGCGGATCAAACTGCACAACCTATTACCGGACGAGGTGCAGGAATTTTTCTTCCCCGAAAAAATCGATGTGTTCGAAATGGAATATCCGGTCGCGCGCTACCCGTCGTCGATCTCAAGCCTCAGTCTGGATAAGACAACGTCGTTCTCGGGCATCCTCGCCGGAATAAAAGGGCAGTACCTGCTTTTTGAAGACGGCACCGTATTCAACGTGCGGGCCTTCGAAGGCTACCGCGTGGCCATCACCGTATAA
- a CDS encoding AsmA-like C-terminal region-containing protein: protein MLKKILKWTGISFLVLLLILFIAPYVFQGQIKAKIAETINKNVDAKVSFADADLSLFRNFPQASVRVDSLLVINKAPFEGDTLVSFGEVNLVMSLRELFKGKEEPMQVDSFTSENGIINILFNKDGIGNFDIALKDQKEEDGKKSDPLSLKVKEYEVRNFRFRYYDARSKINMVIDSLDHQGTGDFAASKLDLVTKTKARLSLDMDNVNYMRNVALSLDAVLGIDLDKQTYTFKDNKALINKLPLRFNGSLQLLDDGQAYDLTFSTPTSDFQNFLGLIPSAYSGSLANVKTTGSFSVKGFAKGKLTDTTVPKFNIEMASDNASFQYPDLPKSVQDIQINTQIINDTGIMNDTYVNLQKLAFRIDQDVFNASATIRNVAENPLVAAKLNGTVNLGNLTRAYPVKLSKPLSGILKANVETNFDMKSVETSQYQNIRNQGTIDLSGFQYVDDNGKALKISQASVSFDPSRVSLKRFDATTGRTDLSVNGTLDNFYGFVFKNQVLKGNFNLSSNQFAVSDFMSADAPAKEGAAPSGAMKIPSNLDCTLNAKIGTVLYDNLTLKNVTGKVTVRDQTATLSDVRTSIFDGLITASGGVSTKEKVPTFDMDLSLNKIDIQQSFTQLDMLRNIAPIAGVINGKLNSTINVKGKLDPKTMAPDLKTLSGDLLGQLLSTTVNEKNSKLLSALSGNLKFIDISKLNLNDLKAQLAFENGKVTVKPFNLKYKDIGATIGGTHGFDQAMNYNVKLDVPAKYLGTEVNNLLTKLAPADAAKLDNVPINANLTGSFSSPKVSTDLKQATTSLVTQLVKQQKDKYTQQATNALGNLIKSQTGGTTTKDTTKSATQNAKETAAEKAKEKGKELLNGLFNKKKKEEKKE from the coding sequence ATGTTGAAAAAAATCCTGAAGTGGACCGGTATCTCGTTTCTCGTTTTGCTCCTCATCCTGTTCATTGCGCCTTATGTTTTCCAGGGCCAGATAAAAGCCAAGATTGCCGAGACCATCAATAAAAATGTCGATGCGAAGGTGTCGTTTGCCGATGCCGACCTGAGCCTGTTCCGGAATTTCCCGCAGGCCAGTGTGCGTGTCGACTCATTATTGGTCATCAACAAAGCGCCGTTCGAAGGTGACACACTGGTGTCGTTTGGAGAAGTCAATCTCGTGATGTCGCTTAGGGAGTTATTTAAAGGGAAGGAGGAACCGATGCAGGTTGATTCGTTTACGTCGGAAAACGGAATCATCAACATCCTGTTTAATAAGGATGGCATAGGGAATTTCGACATCGCCTTGAAAGACCAAAAAGAAGAGGACGGCAAGAAAAGCGATCCGTTGTCGCTGAAGGTGAAAGAATATGAAGTGCGCAATTTCCGTTTCCGGTATTACGACGCACGGTCGAAGATCAACATGGTCATCGACAGTCTCGACCACCAGGGAACGGGTGATTTCGCGGCTTCGAAACTCGATTTGGTGACGAAAACGAAAGCGCGCCTGTCGCTGGATATGGACAACGTCAATTATATGCGCAACGTCGCCCTGTCGCTTGATGCAGTTTTGGGAATCGATCTTGACAAACAAACCTATACGTTCAAAGACAACAAGGCGCTCATCAACAAGTTACCACTGCGGTTCAACGGATCGCTGCAATTACTCGACGACGGACAGGCGTATGACCTTACGTTCAGTACCCCAACATCCGACTTCCAGAACTTCCTCGGGTTGATTCCGTCGGCCTATTCGGGCAGCCTGGCCAATGTCAAGACAACCGGCAGTTTCTCGGTAAAAGGATTTGCCAAAGGAAAACTTACGGATACCACAGTGCCGAAGTTCAACATAGAGATGGCGTCGGATAACGCGTCGTTCCAATATCCGGATTTGCCCAAATCAGTGCAGGACATCCAGATCAACACCCAGATTATCAACGACACCGGTATCATGAACGATACCTATGTCAACCTCCAGAAACTGGCCTTTCGTATCGACCAGGACGTGTTCAATGCGAGCGCTACCATCCGGAACGTAGCCGAAAATCCGCTGGTAGCCGCGAAGTTGAATGGTACGGTCAACCTGGGCAACCTTACACGGGCGTATCCGGTGAAGCTGAGCAAACCGCTTTCCGGTATCCTCAAAGCCAATGTCGAGACGAATTTCGATATGAAATCGGTCGAAACGAGCCAATACCAGAACATCCGCAACCAGGGAACCATCGACCTGTCGGGTTTCCAATATGTAGATGACAACGGCAAGGCGCTGAAGATCAGCCAGGCGTCGGTTTCGTTCGATCCGAGCCGTGTCAGCCTGAAGCGATTTGATGCCACGACCGGACGCACCGACCTGAGCGTGAACGGCACCCTTGACAACTTTTACGGCTTCGTATTCAAGAACCAGGTGCTGAAAGGCAATTTCAACCTGTCATCGAACCAGTTTGCGGTCAGCGATTTTATGTCGGCGGATGCACCGGCCAAAGAAGGCGCGGCACCGAGCGGGGCGATGAAAATTCCGTCGAACCTCGACTGTACGCTGAATGCCAAAATCGGAACCGTATTGTATGATAATCTCACCTTGAAGAACGTGACGGGTAAAGTGACGGTGCGCGACCAAACGGCGACGCTGTCGGATGTGCGGACGTCTATTTTCGATGGACTCATCACAGCCAGCGGCGGTGTGTCGACCAAAGAGAAAGTCCCGACGTTTGATATGGACCTGTCATTGAACAAAATCGACATCCAGCAGTCGTTTACCCAACTCGATATGTTGCGGAACATTGCGCCCATTGCGGGTGTCATCAACGGCAAATTGAATTCGACGATAAACGTCAAAGGAAAGCTCGACCCCAAAACGATGGCGCCTGACCTGAAGACACTTTCCGGCGACCTGTTGGGGCAATTGTTGTCGACGACCGTGAACGAAAAGAACTCCAAATTGCTGAGCGCCCTTTCGGGGAACCTCAAATTCATCGACATCTCGAAACTCAACTTAAACGACCTGAAGGCCCAATTGGCGTTTGAGAATGGCAAGGTCACCGTCAAGCCATTCAACCTTAAGTATAAGGACATCGGTGCGACCATCGGGGGTACCCACGGTTTTGACCAGGCGATGAACTATAATGTCAAACTCGATGTACCCGCGAAATACCTGGGCACCGAGGTCAATAACCTGCTGACGAAACTGGCACCCGCCGATGCTGCCAAGCTCGACAATGTTCCGATCAATGCCAATCTAACCGGTAGTTTTTCGAGTCCGAAAGTGAGCACTGACCTTAAACAAGCCACCACGAGCCTCGTGACCCAATTGGTGAAGCAGCAGAAAGACAAATACACGCAACAGGCCACCAATGCCCTGGGCAACCTGATCAAGTCGCAGACCGGTGGCACGACAACGAAAGATACTACCAAGTCGGCCACACAAAACGCGAAGGAAACCGCGGCTGAGAAGGCCAAGGAAAAAGGCAAGGAACTGCTGAACGGCCTGTTCAACAAGAAGAAAAAAGAAGAAAAGAAAGAATAA
- a CDS encoding helix-turn-helix transcriptional regulator: MEVEKPIARIRQIIKDKNLSVSAFEKKIGMSNNSIQVALKRNANVKDETLNHILAAFPEISAEWLLTGKGTMIRNAYPPAPETSPTVEEERYVIQLQREYIAQLKKEIEELKSQLEK, encoded by the coding sequence ATGGAAGTGGAAAAGCCTATTGCACGTATTCGGCAAATCATCAAAGACAAAAACCTGTCTGTCAGCGCATTCGAAAAGAAAATCGGCATGTCGAACAACTCCATCCAGGTGGCGTTGAAACGCAATGCCAACGTGAAAGATGAGACCCTCAACCACATTCTGGCGGCCTTTCCCGAAATCTCGGCCGAGTGGCTGCTGACCGGAAAAGGCACTATGATCCGAAATGCCTATCCGCCCGCGCCAGAAACGTCACCTACCGTCGAGGAAGAACGCTACGTCATCCAACTGCAACGCGAATACATCGCCCAGCTTAAAAAAGAGATCGAAGAGCTGAAAAGCCAGTTAGAAAAGTGA